The Bacteroidota bacterium region TTTCTACAAAAAAGGACTTGAAAACAGCCGTAAGCTTAATAATAAGAAACTGATGGCAACTACCCTGAACCTGATAGGAAATTTATACTGGAGTACTGATAAATATGACAATGCAATGGAATATTATCTGGAATCTTTGGCTTTACGAAGAGAACAGAATGATATTCAAGGTATAGCCAACTCTTTCAATAACATAGGGAATATTTATAATAAGCTGGGAAATTACCCCAAAGCATTGGAATACTTCGGCCAGTCCTTACAAATATACCAGAAAAAGGGAGACAACAAAAAGATAGCTTCACTGCTTAACCTCGTTGGCAATGCCTATATGAATCTGTCAGATTATAAAAGTGCACTCAACTTTTATCTTAGCGCACTGAAGTTAAGAAAACAAAAGGGTGACAGACGCGAGCAAATCATTTCCCTGAACCATATTGGTACGGCGTTTGACAATCTGCACCAAAACGAACAGGCCCTTGGATATTATATGCTTGCCCTTGAAATGTCGGAAGGACTTAAGGATTCAGCTCTGATTATTTCTGTTACCAATAATTTGGGCAATCTTTATTCAAATTCAGGAAATTACCCTAAAGCCTTAAATTATTTTAACCATACCCTTTCATTTTCAAAATCAACAGGGGATAAATACAATCAGGCATTAAGTTCAAGAAAAATAGGAGAAATTTATCTAAAAAAAGACAACTATAAAGAAGCCAAAAAATTGTTCGATGAATCATTGAAAATCGGGCAGGCAACAAATAATGAGGAATTGGTTAAAAAAGCGTTTTTCGACTTATATCAATATAATGACCAATTACACAACTATGCTTCTGCATTAAATTATTACCGTTTGTTTGTTCAAAAAAATGAATCTATGCTGAATAAACATAACAGCGAGACTATTTTGGAGAAACAAATGAATTTTGAAATAGAAAGTAAAGAAAGGGAAATTGAAAAAATTGAAAAGAGCCAAAGACAGGAAGAAAAAATTCAAAGCCTGGCATTAGAAAAACAGGTTGTTTTTCGCAATTCAGTCATTCTTTTAACCCTGCTGGCTTTTATATTTGGATTTTTCATTTATCGCCAAAATCTTTTTAAAAAGAAAACGACTACTTTACTTCAGGAAAAATACAGGCTTATCGGAGCAGCCAATACCAAACTTAAACAAGATGAAATAGAACTGCAAAGCCTGATAGAGACTAAAGATAAGTTTATGTCGGTCATTGCCCACGATATCAAAAACCCGCTTAGTGGTATTCTCGGAATAACAGAAATCCTGGCAAAACAATGTGAAAATCTAAAACCTGCAACCATAAAGGAATATTGCAATCTGATTTTTGAAAGTTCAAAAAATCTGTTTGAACTTTTAGAAAACCTGCTAAGCTGGTCAAAATCCCAAATGGGAAATAACCGCTTTGCCCCGGCCAATATGAATTTAAGTTATTTAATCAAAGAAGACATTGAACTTTTCAAACAAAATGCCGAAAATAAAGGTATACAGTTTGATGTCATGCTACCTGAGAAAGCAGAGGTCTTTGCAGACAAAGAGATGATTTCTTCGGTGATCAGAAACTTAATTTCCAATGCCATTAAATTTTCATTTCCCGACAATACGATTAAAATCAGTTGTAAACAGGAATCTGACCAGACCGAAGTGACGGTTGCTGATCAGGGTAAAGAGATGACTGAGGAAGAATTGCATCATTTATTCCAGAATGATCGCCACTTCACCCAAAAAGGAACAAACAATGAAAAGGGTTCAGGTCTGGGCCTGTTGCTGTGCAAAGAATTCATAGAAAAACATCAGGGAAAAATATGGGTAGAAAATGGGCTAAATCAGGAAACAATATTTAAATTTGTCTTGTATGGAAATCACAAGCTCTAAAAATTATGCCAAAAAAAGAAATCACCTATCAACAAGCAATAATAGAAATAGAAGATATCCTTTCAAAAATAGAAAACGAAGAATTGGATGTCGATGATCTCACCGTAAAAGTTAAACGGGTGGCCTCATTGATCAAAACATGCAAAGACAAACTGCATACTACAGAACAGGAAGTAAATAAAATTTTAAAAGAAGTAGATAATAATTCAAAGGATAATTCACCTTCCGGTTCAACAGAAACAGAAG contains the following coding sequences:
- a CDS encoding tetratricopeptide repeat-containing sensor histidine kinase — translated: MIKKIKNLISYFRFNPKRLSFKHLFVIAVLLFPYLGECRCTAEVQTNFLLKITLHRVNKLKPEELNATAKSYLPDHPRNCLEYGEKAYALAIELKRPSEIAKALNNMGAAYYNLGRYDSAMIFYQKALSFEKNKNDIANTLNNVALVYADKGKYDQSLEMHNQALAIFRKVNNAAGEANTLNYIGNIGFNTGKYKEAIEQYEKSFKIREKIKSPELVNSINNIGNCYKAMKSNDQALSFYKKGLENSRKLNNKKLMATTLNLIGNLYWSTDKYDNAMEYYLESLALRREQNDIQGIANSFNNIGNIYNKLGNYPKALEYFGQSLQIYQKKGDNKKIASLLNLVGNAYMNLSDYKSALNFYLSALKLRKQKGDRREQIISLNHIGTAFDNLHQNEQALGYYMLALEMSEGLKDSALIISVTNNLGNLYSNSGNYPKALNYFNHTLSFSKSTGDKYNQALSSRKIGEIYLKKDNYKEAKKLFDESLKIGQATNNEELVKKAFFDLYQYNDQLHNYASALNYYRLFVQKNESMLNKHNSETILEKQMNFEIESKEREIEKIEKSQRQEEKIQSLALEKQVVFRNSVILLTLLAFIFGFFIYRQNLFKKKTTTLLQEKYRLIGAANTKLKQDEIELQSLIETKDKFMSVIAHDIKNPLSGILGITEILAKQCENLKPATIKEYCNLIFESSKNLFELLENLLSWSKSQMGNNRFAPANMNLSYLIKEDIELFKQNAENKGIQFDVMLPEKAEVFADKEMISSVIRNLISNAIKFSFPDNTIKISCKQESDQTEVTVADQGKEMTEEELHHLFQNDRHFTQKGTNNEKGSGLGLLLCKEFIEKHQGKIWVENGLNQETIFKFVLYGNHKL
- the xseB gene encoding exodeoxyribonuclease VII small subunit, encoding MPKKEITYQQAIIEIEDILSKIENEELDVDDLTVKVKRVASLIKTCKDKLHTTEQEVNKILKEVDNNSKDNSPSGSTETEDE